CGGGTTGCGTCGTCAGGTCGAGCAGAACGTCGGGCTTGCACGCAAACATCTCGCCGAGGGAATCGACGACTTTACGTTGCGGATCGGCGGTGCGAGCCAGTCCGCAGCAATAGTCGCCGCTCTCTACCAGCGCTTCACGCGCGATCGTTCCCATGCGTCCGAAGACGCCGGCAATCGCCACTCGTACTCGTTGCGCCATCTCACCTCGGCACCGGAATAGAAGTTAGATTTTTTCGAGCGGCGCGTACTTGAGCATGAGCATCTTCTGCCCGACATTGGGGAAATCGATCGTAACCAAGCCGTCGCCGCCGGCGCCGACGATATTTTCGATTCGTCCTTCGCCCCACTTCGGATGACGAACTCGATCGCCGTCTTTGAGGCCGAGGTGCACGCCGGCGCCGGCCGATTCGTGTATCGCGACCTCGCGCCACCGGCCGCCGGCCGGACGTGCCAGCGGCACGCTACCGCTCTCCAAAACGTCGAGCGCCGGAATTTCTTCGAGAAAGCGTGATTTCGGATAGGCGTAGGTATTGCCAAAGAGCGCGCGTCGCGCCGCATAGGTTAGGAAGAGCCGATCGATGGCCCGCGTGATTCCAACATAGGCGAGACGCCGTTCTTCTTCGAGCTCGGCCGGCTCGGTGAGCGTGCGGCTATGGGGAAAGACGCCTTCTTCCAGGCCGGTCAAAAAGACGCTCGAGAATTCCAACCCCTTGGCGCTGTGGAGCGTCATGAGCGTGACGTACGACGCATCTTCCTCGAGCGAATCGAGATCGCTGACGAGCGCGATGTTGGCTAAGAAACCCGCCAGCGACGGATCGTCGTCGTTCGATTCATATTCGCGGGCCACGCCGACGAGCTCCGAGAGATTTTCCAAACGGCCACGCGCCTCATGCGTATCCTCGCTTTGCAGCTCGCGGACGTAACCCGACCGCTCCATTACCGCAACGAGTAGATCCGCCACTCCCGCGGTTTGCGTAAACGCGCGCAGCTCCGCAATCAATTCGGCGAAGCGCTCGAGCTCCTTGAGCTTCTTTGGCACGGCGGCGCGGAGCAGATCGCTGTTGAAGATCGCCTCGCCCACCGATACGCGTCCGGCATTGGCTGCGTGCACCAACGCCGCAAGCGTCTGCTGGCCGATGCCGCGACGGGGCACGTTGACGATGCGCTTAAAAGCGAGCGCATCGGAAGAGTTGACGATGTACCGCAGGTAAGCGACGACGTCTTTGATCTCGGTGCGCGCGTAAAAGCCGACGCCGCCAACGACGCGATACGGAATACCTTCGGCGAGGAGTGCTTCCTCGAAGACGCGCGATTGTGCGTTGGTGCGGTAGAGCACGACGAAGTCGCGGTACGCGGCGCCGTCGCGAACCATGCTTCTGATTTTTTCGACGATGTAGCGGGCTTCGTCGCGTTCGGTGGCGGCCGGATACAGGGTGATCGGTTCGCCCTCGCCGCGAGACGTAAAAAGCCGTTTGGGGGCGCGCGTTCGATTGTTAGAGACAAGGTTGTTGGCGGCATCGAGAATCCGCTGCGTGCTTCGATAGTTCTCTTCGAGCTTGAAGATTTTTGCGCCCGGAAAGTCCTCTTCAAAGCGCAATATCATACGGTAGTCGCTGCCACGCCAAGAGTAGATGGATTGATCGTCGTCGCCCACCACCGTAACGTTTCCGTGGTAGCCTGCGAGTAGAGCGATCAGCCGGTACTGCGCAGTATTGACGTCTTGATATTCGTCAACCAAAACGTATTCGAACCGATGCTGGTATTTTTCCCGAGTTTCCTGATCGCGCTCCAGTAAGTCGATTGTGCGCACGATGAGGTCGTCGAAATCGAGCGAGTTCGACTCGCCCAACCGGCGCTGATACTCGGCGTACACATTGGCGATACGCTCGCCGACAAAAGAGGTTTGACCTTGCGCGTACTGCTCTGGCCAAATGAGCGCGTTCTTGGCCTTGTCGATCTCGGCAAGGCACGCGCTGGCCGAGAGATGGCGCTCGTCGATGTCGAGATCGTCGAGAATCTCTTTTACAAGCTGGCGCTGATCGGCATCATCGATGACGGCGAAGCTGCGGCCAATACCGATGCGCGAACCGTCGCGACGCAAGATTCGCACGCACATTGAATGAAACGTGCCGACCCAAAGGTCGCGCGCGACGGGCCCGACCATCGCGTGCAAACGCGATTTCATTTCGCCGGCGGCTTTGTTCGTGAAAGTCACCGCAAGAATGCGCTCCGGTGCAACGCGAAGCTCGCCTAACAAATAAGCGATGCGATGCGTCAGAACGCGCGTCTTGCCGCTCCCGGCACCGGCAAAGATCAGAACAGGGCCATCGCTCTGCCGAACGGCGGCTGATTGCGCGTCGTT
This Candidatus Eremiobacterota bacterium DNA region includes the following protein-coding sequences:
- a CDS encoding DUF3553 domain-containing protein, with the protein product MLLETEILNDAQSAAVRQSDGPVLIFAGAGSGKTRVLTHRIAYLLGELRVAPERILAVTFTNKAAGEMKSRLHAMVGPVARDLWVGTFHSMCVRILRRDGSRIGIGRSFAVIDDADQRQLVKEILDDLDIDERHLSASACLAEIDKAKNALIWPEQYAQGQTSFVGERIANVYAEYQRRLGESNSLDFDDLIVRTIDLLERDQETREKYQHRFEYVLVDEYQDVNTAQYRLIALLAGYHGNVTVVGDDDQSIYSWRGSDYRMILRFEEDFPGAKIFKLEENYRSTQRILDAANNLVSNNRTRAPKRLFTSRGEGEPITLYPAATERDEARYIVEKIRSMVRDGAAYRDFVVLYRTNAQSRVFEEALLAEGIPYRVVGGVGFYARTEIKDVVAYLRYIVNSSDALAFKRIVNVPRRGIGQQTLAALVHAANAGRVSVGEAIFNSDLLRAAVPKKLKELERFAELIAELRAFTQTAGVADLLVAVMERSGYVRELQSEDTHEARGRLENLSELVGVAREYESNDDDPSLAGFLANIALVSDLDSLEEDASYVTLMTLHSAKGLEFSSVFLTGLEEGVFPHSRTLTEPAELEEERRLAYVGITRAIDRLFLTYAARRALFGNTYAYPKSRFLEEIPALDVLESGSVPLARPAGGRWREVAIHESAGAGVHLGLKDGDRVRHPKWGEGRIENIVGAGGDGLVTIDFPNVGQKMLMLKYAPLEKI